In Halorussus limi, a genomic segment contains:
- a CDS encoding NAD(P)H-hydrate epimerase, giving the protein MISSERMAQVDANAAALGVPRKQLMESSGNAVAREVRAVADPGARVAVVTGRGNNGGDGFVAVRFLDDYDTSVHLLGREETIATDIARENWAALRRGDYATETVTDSRAFELPECDVVVDAMLGTGVTGALREPEATAAERINESDATVVAVDVPSGVDANTGDADGTAVEADRVVTFHDRKPGLDSLDAEVAVADIGVPAAAERFVGPGDMLPVRQGSGADDARVYVVGGGPYTGAPALAAQAALRAGANLSFVAAPGPVAPQIQGYAEDLIVQSYEGERLDPEQVPDLVDTAESYDDVVVLGPGLGNADETLEAAERFLAEFSGRAVVDADALPVVPEVETDATLVCTPNRKELAKMGGPEVESADALADRADEIEAFAAELGHVVVAKAEDDVISDGERTRVSKAGTSGMTVGGTGDTLAGATAGLFAAHDAFESACMATYANGRAAELLDEERHDGLLASDLLDALPRAIWGDDDA; this is encoded by the coding sequence ATGATTTCGTCCGAGCGGATGGCACAGGTGGACGCCAACGCGGCCGCCCTCGGCGTGCCCCGCAAACAGTTGATGGAGTCGAGCGGCAACGCGGTCGCCCGCGAGGTCCGGGCGGTCGCCGACCCCGGCGCGCGGGTAGCGGTCGTCACGGGCCGCGGGAACAACGGCGGCGACGGCTTCGTCGCGGTCCGGTTCTTGGACGACTACGACACGTCGGTCCATCTGCTGGGCCGCGAAGAGACCATCGCGACCGACATCGCCCGCGAGAACTGGGCGGCGCTCCGGCGGGGCGACTACGCGACCGAGACCGTCACCGACTCGCGGGCGTTCGAGTTGCCCGAGTGCGACGTGGTGGTGGACGCGATGCTCGGCACCGGCGTGACGGGCGCGCTCCGGGAACCCGAGGCCACCGCGGCCGAGCGAATCAACGAGAGCGACGCCACCGTCGTCGCGGTGGACGTGCCCTCCGGCGTCGACGCGAACACGGGGGACGCCGACGGCACCGCGGTCGAGGCCGACCGCGTGGTCACGTTCCACGACCGCAAGCCCGGTCTCGACTCGCTCGACGCCGAAGTCGCGGTCGCTGACATCGGCGTCCCCGCCGCGGCCGAGCGGTTCGTCGGGCCGGGCGACATGCTCCCGGTCCGACAGGGGTCGGGGGCCGACGACGCCCGCGTCTACGTCGTCGGCGGCGGCCCGTACACCGGTGCCCCGGCGCTCGCCGCGCAGGCCGCGCTCCGAGCGGGCGCGAACCTCTCGTTCGTCGCCGCGCCCGGCCCGGTCGCGCCCCAGATTCAGGGCTACGCCGAGGACCTCATCGTCCAGTCCTACGAGGGCGAGCGACTCGACCCCGAGCAGGTACCGGACCTCGTGGACACCGCCGAGAGCTACGACGACGTGGTGGTCCTCGGGCCGGGTCTCGGAAACGCCGACGAGACCTTGGAGGCCGCCGAGCGGTTCCTCGCGGAGTTCTCGGGCCGGGCGGTCGTGGACGCCGACGCGCTCCCGGTCGTGCCGGAGGTCGAGACCGACGCCACGCTGGTCTGCACGCCCAATCGCAAGGAACTCGCGAAGATGGGCGGGCCGGAGGTCGAGAGCGCCGACGCGCTCGCCGACCGCGCCGACGAAATCGAGGCCTTCGCCGCCGAGTTGGGCCACGTCGTGGTGGCGAAGGCGGAAGATGACGTGATTTCGGACGGCGAGCGCACTCGCGTCTCGAAGGCCGGAACCTCGGGCATGACCGTCGGCGGCACGGGCGACACGCTCGCTGGCGCGACGGCGGGTCTGTTCGCGGCCCACGACGCTTTCGAGTCGGCCTGCATGGCGACCTACGCCAACGGTCGGGCGGCGGAACTCCTCGACGAGGAGCGCCACGACGGCCTGCTGGCTTCGGACCTGCTAGACGCGCTCCCCCGCGCCATCTGGGGTGATGACGATGCGTGA
- the moaC gene encoding cyclic pyranopterin monophosphate synthase MoaC — translation MTMRDSTEDDGEARDDPELTHTDESGEVQMVDVGDKPDTARRAVAAGEIRLRPETIGAIRDNDVKKGDVLATARVGAVQAVKHTWETIPMCHQIPITNVETDFELGDDRVTLEVAVETTGKTGCEMEALEGVTTGLNVVWDMVKAVEKRAESSPEDADGPYPATGIEDVRVVEKTKREL, via the coding sequence ATGACGATGCGTGATTCGACCGAGGACGACGGGGAAGCGCGCGACGACCCCGAACTGACCCACACCGACGAGTCGGGCGAGGTCCAGATGGTGGACGTGGGCGACAAACCCGACACCGCCCGCCGGGCGGTCGCCGCGGGCGAGATTCGCCTCCGGCCAGAGACTATCGGCGCCATCCGCGACAACGACGTGAAAAAGGGCGACGTGCTGGCAACCGCCCGTGTCGGCGCGGTGCAGGCGGTCAAGCACACGTGGGAGACCATCCCGATGTGCCACCAGATTCCGATTACGAACGTCGAGACCGACTTCGAACTCGGCGACGACCGCGTGACGCTGGAAGTCGCGGTCGAGACCACGGGCAAGACCGGGTGCGAGATGGAGGCGCTGGAGGGGGTCACGACCGGCCTGAACGTGGTCTGGGACATGGTGAAGGCCGTCGAGAAGCGCGCGGAGTCGTCCCCGGAGGACGCCGACGGCCCGTACCCCGCCACCGGCATCGAGGACGTGCGGGTGGTCGAGAAGACGAAGCGCGAACTCTGA
- a CDS encoding DUF7344 domain-containing protein has protein sequence MVSDRNRRRSKTGASRSRERLVAATVGSRRRRYALYYLHEQSGPVPVEEVARQVAAWERTTTPEEVAPERTASVAASLRRRHVPALVECDLVAYDDRRRDRVVGRVTDPTVELLLANDPRTRVAWYKVYLAVTAISAGLLALVRFGVPPFAEVGSVAVAALVVALFAVASLGHWYDVYRWRRANEDMPPDFRVTLGEEVTYRDPQAESDESEDEEGDGSEDEDGDGSEDGESAGGNRTDDAVDGETTDDRDG, from the coding sequence ATGGTAAGCGACCGAAACCGCAGGCGCTCGAAGACCGGCGCGTCCCGCTCTCGGGAGCGACTCGTCGCCGCGACCGTTGGCAGTCGCCGACGCAGATATGCACTCTACTACCTGCACGAGCAGTCCGGTCCCGTCCCGGTCGAGGAGGTGGCGAGACAGGTGGCCGCGTGGGAGCGGACCACCACGCCCGAGGAGGTGGCCCCGGAGCGGACCGCGTCGGTCGCGGCGTCGCTTCGGCGGCGTCACGTTCCGGCGCTGGTCGAGTGCGACCTCGTCGCCTACGACGACCGCCGGCGCGACCGGGTGGTGGGGCGCGTGACCGACCCGACCGTCGAACTGTTGCTGGCGAACGACCCCCGAACGCGGGTGGCGTGGTACAAGGTGTACCTCGCCGTCACCGCGATTTCTGCCGGTCTCCTCGCGCTGGTCCGGTTCGGCGTGCCGCCGTTCGCCGAGGTGGGTTCGGTCGCCGTGGCCGCGCTCGTCGTCGCCCTGTTCGCGGTGGCGAGTCTCGGCCACTGGTACGACGTGTACCGCTGGCGGCGAGCGAACGAGGACATGCCGCCGGACTTCCGGGTCACGCTCGGCGAGGAAGTGACGTATCGGGACCCCCAAGCGGAGAGCGACGAGTCGGAAGACGAGGAGGGCGACGGGTCGGAAGACGAGGATGGCGACGGGTCGGAGGACGGGGAGAGCGCCGGCGGGAACCGGACCGACGACGCGGTGGACGGGGAGACGACCGACGACCGAGACGGCTGA
- the hflX gene encoding GTPase HflX — MKAIIVKRVDSGTPDTEEIRDLARAAGYEVAAEFTQSRKEDPALQVGEGKAAEIGTAVAETGADVVVFDNELGPYQTYNLGQKFPEETKVIDRFRLILEIFGQRAQTRKAQLQVELAELRYELPRAEAKTSLAKRDERPGFMGLGEYDESREQDIKDQISNIKDELDSIARTEADRRDRRRESGFDLVAMAGYTNAGKSTLMQSLAADLELGENEELHPDLDTTAEAQDRLFTTLGTTTRKMDMERRNVLLTDTVGFISDLPHWLVESFKSTLDAVYYADLVLLVVDVSEPVEEIREKLVTCHDTLYERNEAPIVTVLNKIDAVSDDELAEKVEALSALAPNPIAVSGKEQTNLTGLRERIDDELPDWERERLVLPMTEDTMSVVSWVHDHARVNDVSYADDEVVVDFEARPAIVEQSRAKAGELASALSA; from the coding sequence ATGAAAGCCATCATCGTCAAGCGAGTCGATTCCGGCACGCCAGACACCGAAGAGATACGCGACCTCGCCCGCGCCGCGGGCTACGAGGTCGCCGCCGAGTTCACCCAGTCGCGCAAGGAGGACCCGGCGTTACAGGTCGGGGAGGGGAAGGCCGCCGAAATCGGGACCGCGGTCGCCGAGACCGGGGCCGACGTGGTCGTCTTCGACAACGAACTCGGCCCGTACCAGACGTACAACCTCGGTCAGAAGTTCCCCGAGGAGACCAAGGTCATCGACCGGTTCAGACTCATCCTCGAAATCTTCGGCCAGCGCGCCCAGACCCGGAAGGCCCAGCTGCAGGTCGAACTGGCCGAACTCCGGTACGAACTCCCGCGGGCGGAGGCCAAGACCAGTCTCGCCAAGCGCGACGAGCGACCGGGGTTCATGGGACTGGGTGAGTACGACGAGAGCCGCGAACAGGACATCAAAGACCAGATTTCGAACATCAAGGACGAACTCGACTCCATCGCCCGGACCGAGGCCGACCGCCGGGACCGCCGCCGGGAGTCGGGATTCGACCTCGTAGCGATGGCCGGGTACACCAACGCCGGGAAATCGACCCTGATGCAGAGCCTCGCGGCCGACCTCGAACTCGGCGAGAACGAGGAACTCCATCCGGACTTGGACACCACGGCGGAGGCCCAAGACCGCCTGTTCACCACGCTCGGGACGACGACCCGGAAGATGGACATGGAGCGCCGGAACGTGCTGCTGACCGACACCGTCGGGTTCATCAGCGACCTGCCCCACTGGTTGGTCGAGTCGTTCAAGTCCACCCTCGACGCGGTGTACTACGCCGACCTCGTCTTGCTCGTCGTGGACGTGAGCGAACCCGTCGAGGAGATACGCGAGAAACTCGTCACCTGCCACGACACCCTCTACGAGCGCAACGAAGCACCCATCGTGACGGTGCTGAACAAAATCGACGCCGTGAGCGACGACGAACTCGCCGAGAAGGTCGAAGCCCTCTCGGCGCTCGCTCCGAACCCCATCGCGGTCTCGGGCAAGGAGCAGACGAACCTGACGGGCCTGCGCGAGCGCATCGACGACGAACTCCCCGACTGGGAGCGCGAGCGCCTCGTCCTGCCGATGACCGAGGACACCATGAGCGTCGTCTCGTGGGTCCACGACCACGCGCGGGTCAACGACGTGTCCTACGCCGACGACGAAGTGGTCGTCGACTTCGAGGCCCGGCCCGCCATCGTCGAGCAGTCGCGGGCGAAGGCCGGGGAGTTGGCCAGCGCGCTCTCGGCCTGA
- a CDS encoding DUF2209 family protein, with protein MDISGRHEESGEYLMVAAAVYAAVGTTRLRAVEGMGFATSENPPTFENAARVVADAVAELPEPPEGPVVAERGEFYEEPEVKVEQFLGPRFKYVESIAERKTVQAAHHAAYSARKLFL; from the coding sequence GTGGACATCAGCGGCCGCCACGAGGAGTCCGGCGAGTACCTGATGGTGGCGGCGGCGGTCTACGCTGCCGTAGGTACGACCCGTCTCAGAGCGGTCGAGGGGATGGGGTTCGCCACGAGCGAGAACCCGCCGACGTTCGAGAACGCCGCCCGGGTCGTCGCCGACGCTGTCGCGGAACTCCCCGAACCGCCGGAAGGTCCCGTGGTCGCGGAACGCGGCGAGTTCTACGAGGAACCCGAAGTGAAGGTCGAGCAGTTCCTCGGCCCGAGGTTCAAGTACGTCGAGAGTATAGCCGAACGCAAGACCGTACAAGCCGCACACCACGCCGCGTACTCCGCCCGAAAACTGTTCCTATGA
- a CDS encoding FUN14 domain-containing protein, with the protein MPLEIDPQQLGLEFGSGAVVGGVIGFAAKKVAKLVAVIVGLELALFKFLESRGILTVDWNKLTAGVLKASETAQSGTPPSWVTTILSTLSVGAGFSGGFLLGFRKG; encoded by the coding sequence ATGCCCCTCGAAATAGATCCCCAGCAACTCGGACTCGAATTCGGGTCCGGGGCCGTCGTGGGCGGCGTCATCGGGTTCGCTGCGAAGAAGGTAGCGAAACTCGTCGCCGTCATCGTCGGTCTCGAACTGGCGCTGTTCAAGTTCCTCGAATCGCGCGGCATCCTGACGGTCGACTGGAACAAGCTCACCGCGGGCGTCCTCAAGGCGAGCGAAACCGCCCAGAGCGGCACGCCACCGTCGTGGGTCACGACCATCCTCTCGACGCTCTCGGTCGGGGCCGGATTCAGCGGCGGCTTCCTGCTCGGCTTCCGGAAGGGATAG
- a CDS encoding ribosome assembly factor SBDS encodes MIPLEEAVTARLESHGERFEVLVDPDAALAIKRGEFDGELEDVIAAEDVFENASRGDRPAESALEEVFGTTDPLEIIPQVIKDGEIQITAEQRREMQEQKHKNLVNRITRNAVNPQMDNAPHPPERIESALEETDFRVDPMEPVETQVDEALDALRPVIPIRFDEVTVAVQVPADYAGSAQAKIRQFGDLEREEWQNDGGWVGVLTFPAGMQNEFYDLVNEHTSGEAETRIIKDEDELSTR; translated from the coding sequence ATGATACCACTCGAAGAGGCGGTCACTGCCCGCCTCGAATCCCACGGCGAGCGGTTCGAGGTACTGGTGGACCCCGACGCGGCGCTCGCCATCAAGCGCGGCGAGTTCGACGGCGAACTGGAGGACGTCATCGCGGCCGAGGACGTGTTCGAGAACGCGAGTCGCGGCGACCGACCCGCCGAGTCGGCGCTCGAGGAGGTGTTCGGCACGACGGACCCGCTCGAAATCATCCCCCAGGTCATCAAGGACGGGGAGATTCAGATCACCGCCGAACAGCGCCGCGAGATGCAGGAACAGAAGCACAAGAATCTGGTCAACCGCATCACGCGCAACGCGGTCAACCCCCAGATGGACAACGCGCCTCACCCGCCCGAACGCATCGAGAGCGCGCTCGAAGAGACCGACTTCCGGGTGGACCCGATGGAACCCGTCGAGACGCAGGTCGACGAGGCGCTCGACGCGCTCCGGCCGGTCATCCCCATCCGGTTCGACGAGGTGACGGTGGCGGTGCAGGTGCCCGCCGACTACGCCGGGAGCGCGCAGGCCAAGATTCGCCAGTTCGGCGACCTCGAACGCGAGGAGTGGCAGAACGACGGCGGATGGGTCGGCGTCCTCACGTTCCCCGCCGGGATGCAAAACGAGTTCTACGACCTCGTGAACGAACACACCAGCGGCGAGGCCGAGACCCGAATCATCAAAGACGAGGACGAACTCAGCACGCGCTGA
- a CDS encoding PepSY domain-containing protein codes for MNGRTLLPVGLGALLVASMVAGAAGSAVAAGSTDRTAVEGGQYLQETEQANQTGGLNLSDLSVTAYEAARLAQNETGGTVLGVRLKQVDGTPGYEVLVANESGKVTGVVVNATEAGILETRENLAQVNQTVLEQQGVSVSDISGASTIETAQQEVGEQFVPIEVSIEAEQNFMGQQVTFVSPNGTQSVVVDLSNGSVVQVSDVAPKRGAQMGTTMAESENTTTEAALTDADGTNAAQEGDDTLVGDDELSHEFGDASEYVSPTLTGYADNVFASDDEFDTADAYGPFVGNEGNEDEGLFDGEGGEEGESEGFVGEEDEDGWF; via the coding sequence ATGAACGGTCGTACACTTCTACCGGTCGGACTGGGGGCGCTGCTCGTAGCCAGTATGGTCGCAGGAGCGGCTGGCTCGGCAGTCGCCGCCGGTTCGACCGACCGGACCGCGGTCGAAGGGGGACAGTATCTACAGGAAACCGAACAGGCGAACCAGACCGGGGGACTCAATCTCTCCGACCTCAGCGTGACGGCGTACGAGGCCGCCAGACTCGCGCAGAACGAGACCGGCGGCACGGTTCTGGGGGTTCGACTCAAGCAGGTCGACGGCACGCCGGGATACGAGGTCCTCGTCGCCAACGAGTCGGGTAAAGTCACCGGCGTCGTCGTCAACGCCACCGAGGCCGGAATTCTCGAAACCCGCGAGAACCTCGCACAGGTGAACCAGACCGTACTGGAACAGCAGGGCGTCAGCGTGAGCGACATCAGCGGGGCTTCGACCATCGAGACGGCCCAACAGGAGGTCGGCGAGCAGTTCGTGCCGATAGAGGTTTCCATCGAAGCGGAACAGAACTTCATGGGACAGCAGGTCACGTTCGTCTCGCCGAACGGGACCCAGTCGGTCGTCGTGGACCTGTCCAACGGTTCGGTCGTCCAGGTGAGCGACGTCGCCCCGAAGCGGGGCGCTCAGATGGGAACCACGATGGCCGAGTCGGAGAACACGACCACCGAGGCGGCGCTGACCGACGCCGACGGAACGAACGCCGCCCAGGAGGGCGACGACACCCTCGTCGGTGACGACGAACTCAGTCACGAGTTCGGCGACGCCAGCGAGTACGTCTCGCCCACGCTCACGGGCTACGCGGACAACGTGTTCGCCTCCGACGACGAGTTCGACACCGCCGACGCCTACGGTCCCTTCGTCGGGAACGAGGGGAACGAAGACGAAGGCCTCTTCGACGGTGAAGGCGGTGAGGAGGGAGAATCTGAAGGCTTCGTCGGCGAAGAGGACGAAGACGGCTGGTTCTGA
- a CDS encoding UPF0179 family protein: MSSITLIGTRLAEPGQEFVYQGEASACEGCPYRDQCLNLSEGVRYRVSDVREGAQTLDCGVHDTGVTAVEVEPVGMKANVPAANAYAGSKASLAGPCPHTECPSHEYCEPVGAEFDEDYQITDVVGDPPHDYCMLDRDLTLVEFAAKDE, encoded by the coding sequence ATGTCGTCCATCACCCTCATCGGAACCCGCCTCGCCGAACCCGGCCAAGAGTTCGTCTATCAGGGGGAAGCCTCCGCCTGCGAGGGGTGTCCGTACCGCGACCAGTGTCTGAACCTCTCGGAGGGCGTCCGCTACCGCGTCAGCGACGTGCGCGAGGGCGCCCAGACCCTCGACTGCGGCGTCCACGACACCGGCGTCACGGCGGTCGAGGTCGAACCGGTCGGAATGAAGGCCAACGTGCCGGCCGCGAACGCCTACGCCGGGAGCAAGGCCAGTCTCGCCGGACCGTGCCCGCACACGGAGTGTCCGAGCCACGAGTACTGCGAACCGGTCGGCGCGGAGTTCGACGAGGACTACCAGATTACCGACGTCGTCGGTGACCCGCCCCACGATTACTGCATGCTCGACCGGGACCTGACGCTGGTCGAGTTCGCGGCGAAAGACGAGTAG
- a CDS encoding DUF5820 family protein, producing MSDGDDPTRADSAGRDEPADADLPDGWTVWNEEPGGRVIFAYRPDVFDADQFPAACMPTLYVAAGAPNRPASEAEYGRTNVWRVEFFLEPEVELVPARTLDTREEAIEEARGLADEFAAGELDHRGAYQVPREKYLDELDDLTGE from the coding sequence ATGAGCGACGGCGACGACCCGACCCGCGCCGACTCGGCCGGACGCGACGAACCGGCGGACGCCGACCTGCCCGACGGGTGGACCGTCTGGAACGAGGAACCCGGCGGGCGGGTCATCTTCGCGTACCGCCCGGACGTGTTCGACGCCGACCAGTTCCCCGCGGCGTGCATGCCCACGCTGTACGTCGCGGCGGGCGCGCCCAACCGCCCGGCCTCGGAGGCCGAATACGGCCGGACGAACGTCTGGCGCGTCGAGTTCTTCCTCGAACCAGAGGTGGAACTGGTTCCCGCGCGCACGCTCGACACGCGCGAGGAGGCAATCGAGGAGGCCCGCGGACTCGCCGACGAGTTCGCCGCGGGCGAACTCGACCACCGCGGCGCGTATCAGGTCCCTCGCGAGAAGTACTTGGACGAACTCGACGACCTGACCGGGGAATAG
- a CDS encoding PrkA family serine protein kinase, which yields MTESLEELSQRYQESMPEDLRETKSFDWYLDEVYEDPKIARNAHQRVADMFDYYGTEYDEDAGVVEYLLASEDPLHDGENTFYGHEIHRAIHEFVNKVKSGARGLGPEKRIKLLLGPVGSGKSDFDRQVRTYFEDYTLTDEGRMYTYRWTNLCDVIHDQDPADDTVRSPMNQDPLVLLPLDQRQRVIDDLNENLDAPYTIQNEQSLDPASAFYMDELLAYYDDDIKQVLDNHVEVVRLTADENKRQAVETFEPKDKKNQDETELTGDVNYSKIAIYGESDPRAFDYSGAFCNANRGIFSGEELLKLQREFLYDFLHATQEQTIKPKNNPRIDIDQVIVGRTNMPEYRDKKGDEKMEAFNDRTKRIDFPYVLEYDEEAQIYRKMLFNADVPDVHIEPHTLEMAGLFGVLTRIEEPDSEMVDLMQKVKAYNGEIKDGEDVDVKKLREEGEESADIGEGMEGVSARFIGDEIAEAIMNSTHRDKGFLSPLSVFNHFEENLENHGSIPEENFETYYRYLEMVREEYKDRAIEDVRHALAYDIEEIQRQGEKYMDHVMAYIDDDTVEDELTGREQEPDESFLRAVEEKLDIPRDRKDDFRQEVSNWVSRRAREGSPFDPQDNDRLRRALERKLWEDKKHNINFSALVSSNEMDDDEQNAWIDALVDQGYSRDGAKEVLEFAGAEVARAEMED from the coding sequence ATGACAGAATCACTGGAAGAACTCAGCCAGCGGTACCAGGAATCGATGCCCGAAGACCTCCGCGAGACCAAGTCGTTCGACTGGTATCTCGACGAGGTGTACGAGGACCCCAAAATCGCCCGCAACGCCCACCAGCGGGTCGCAGACATGTTCGACTACTACGGCACCGAGTACGACGAGGACGCCGGCGTGGTCGAGTACCTGCTCGCCTCCGAAGACCCGCTCCACGACGGCGAGAACACCTTCTACGGCCACGAGATTCACCGCGCCATCCACGAGTTCGTGAACAAGGTCAAGTCCGGCGCTCGGGGTCTCGGGCCGGAGAAACGCATCAAACTCCTGTTGGGTCCGGTCGGGTCCGGCAAGTCCGACTTCGACCGGCAGGTCCGGACCTACTTCGAGGACTACACGCTCACCGACGAGGGGCGGATGTACACCTACCGGTGGACCAACCTCTGTGACGTCATCCACGACCAGGACCCCGCCGACGACACGGTCCGGTCGCCGATGAATCAGGACCCTCTCGTCCTACTTCCGCTCGACCAGCGCCAGCGAGTCATCGACGACCTCAACGAGAATCTGGACGCGCCCTACACCATCCAGAACGAGCAGTCGCTCGACCCGGCGTCGGCGTTCTACATGGACGAACTGCTGGCGTACTACGACGACGACATCAAGCAGGTGCTGGATAACCACGTCGAGGTCGTCCGCCTCACGGCCGACGAGAACAAGCGCCAAGCCGTCGAGACCTTCGAGCCCAAAGACAAGAAGAACCAGGACGAGACCGAGTTGACCGGCGACGTCAACTACAGCAAAATCGCCATCTACGGCGAGTCCGACCCCAGAGCCTTCGACTACTCCGGGGCGTTCTGTAACGCCAATCGGGGCATCTTCTCGGGCGAGGAACTGCTCAAACTCCAGCGGGAGTTCCTCTACGACTTCCTCCACGCGACCCAAGAGCAGACCATCAAGCCCAAGAACAACCCCCGAATCGACATCGACCAGGTCATCGTCGGCCGGACGAACATGCCCGAGTACCGGGACAAGAAGGGCGACGAGAAGATGGAGGCGTTCAACGACCGGACCAAGCGCATCGACTTCCCGTACGTCCTCGAGTACGACGAGGAGGCCCAGATTTACCGGAAGATGCTGTTCAACGCCGACGTGCCCGACGTTCACATCGAGCCTCACACGCTCGAAATGGCGGGGCTGTTCGGCGTCCTGACCCGCATCGAGGAACCCGACAGCGAGATGGTCGACCTGATGCAGAAGGTCAAGGCCTACAACGGCGAAATCAAGGACGGCGAGGACGTGGACGTGAAGAAACTCCGCGAGGAGGGCGAGGAGTCGGCCGACATCGGCGAGGGGATGGAGGGCGTCTCCGCGCGGTTCATCGGCGACGAAATCGCGGAGGCCATCATGAACTCCACCCACCGCGACAAGGGGTTCCTCTCCCCGCTGTCGGTGTTCAACCACTTCGAGGAGAACCTCGAAAATCACGGCTCCATCCCGGAGGAGAACTTCGAGACCTACTACCGCTACCTCGAGATGGTCCGCGAGGAGTACAAGGACCGCGCCATCGAGGACGTGCGCCACGCGCTGGCCTACGACATCGAGGAGATTCAGCGGCAGGGCGAGAAGTACATGGACCACGTCATGGCGTACATCGACGACGACACCGTCGAGGACGAACTCACCGGCCGCGAGCAGGAACCCGACGAGAGCTTCCTCCGGGCGGTCGAGGAGAAACTCGACATCCCGCGCGACCGGAAGGACGACTTCCGGCAGGAGGTCAGCAACTGGGTCTCCCGTCGCGCCCGCGAGGGGTCGCCGTTTGACCCGCAGGACAACGACCGCCTGCGCCGCGCGCTGGAGCGCAAGCTCTGGGAGGACAAGAAGCACAACATCAACTTCTCCGCGCTGGTGTCGAGCAACGAGATGGACGACGACGAGCAGAACGCGTGGATCGACGCGCTCGTCGACCAAGGCTACTCCCGCGACGGTGCCAAGGAGGTGCTGGAGTTCGCCGGCGCAGAGGTCGCCCGCGCGGAGATGGAGGACTAA